The following proteins are encoded in a genomic region of Triticum dicoccoides isolate Atlit2015 ecotype Zavitan chromosome 1B, WEW_v2.0, whole genome shotgun sequence:
- the LOC119312423 gene encoding uncharacterized protein LOC119312423 has translation MGFGRLCISSQTLRSIGFYAPHAEGVVTFQELVIEDAPCLERLLPIYPDSSPATIRVIRAPRLEILGFLSERISTLHLGTTVFQKMIAVSLTTKMHSMKILVLEVLPLLGETLCHFESAQGCKLCVEAWSIGSSSVS, from the exons ATGGGCTTTGGTCGCCTTTGCATCAGCTCGCAGACGCTCAGGAGCATCGGCTTCTATGCTCCTCATGCCGAAGGTGTCGTCACCTTCCAGGAGCTGGTCATTGAGGACGCCCCTTGCCTTGAGAGGTTGCTACCGATTTATCCAGACTCTAGTCCGGCGACCATACGAGTGATCCGGGCTCCTAGACTGGAGATACTTGGTTTCTTGTCTGAACGCATATCCACACTCCACCTTGGAACCACTGTCTTTCAG AAGATGATTGCTGTCAGCTTGACAACCAAAATGCACTCAATGAAGATTTTGGTTCTTGAAGTGCTTCCCCTGCTTGGAGAAACTCTATGTCATT TTGAATCGGCACAAGGATGTAAATTATGTGTGGAAGCTTGGTCCATTGGATCCAGTTCGGTGTCTTGA